Proteins encoded within one genomic window of bacterium:
- the nifS gene encoding cysteine desulfurase NifS, whose protein sequence is MKRIYLDYAATTPVHPEVMAAMQDYFINKFGNASSLHTTGIEARSAVEAARETIARCLKAHPDEIIFTSGGSESDNFAVKGAAYALRKKGDHIITSKIEHHAVLEPCLFLQDQGFSITFLPVDKYGLVDPDDLKKAITPRTILVSIMHANNEIGTVEPLSAISAVCREKEVCLHTDAVQSFGSVNTAVDDLGVDLLSITAHKFYGPKGVGALYVRKGTRIVPLIHGGGQEWSKRASTHNVPGIVGMAKAAALAITEMPERVEHVRTLRDRLIKSLFKQVEDLKLNGHPQQRLPNNVNLIVKYVEGEALLVKLDTLGIEVSSGSACTSGSLEPSQVLSAIGVPPEEARGSVRITMGRLTTNDDISYVIEQFPRVVKELRSISAYKKRP, encoded by the coding sequence ATGAAGCGCATCTATCTCGATTACGCGGCGACGACGCCGGTGCATCCCGAGGTCATGGCGGCGATGCAGGATTATTTCATAAATAAATTCGGCAATGCCTCGAGCCTTCATACGACCGGAATTGAGGCAAGATCGGCCGTGGAAGCCGCGCGGGAAACCATCGCCCGCTGTCTAAAAGCCCATCCCGACGAGATAATTTTCACCTCCGGCGGCAGCGAATCGGATAACTTCGCGGTCAAGGGAGCCGCCTACGCGTTGAGGAAGAAAGGCGATCACATCATTACTTCAAAAATAGAACATCACGCCGTGCTTGAACCCTGCCTTTTTCTGCAGGATCAGGGCTTTTCTATCACTTTCCTGCCGGTCGACAAGTACGGACTGGTCGATCCGGATGATCTTAAAAAAGCAATAACCCCCCGCACGATACTGGTCAGCATCATGCACGCCAATAACGAGATCGGTACGGTCGAGCCGCTCAGTGCGATCAGCGCCGTATGCCGGGAGAAAGAAGTGTGCCTCCATACCGATGCCGTACAGTCGTTCGGATCTGTCAACACCGCGGTCGACGACCTCGGCGTCGACCTGCTTTCCATTACCGCCCATAAGTTCTACGGCCCCAAGGGCGTGGGCGCGCTATATGTCAGAAAAGGAACCCGGATCGTGCCTCTGATCCATGGCGGTGGACAAGAATGGAGCAAGCGGGCTTCAACCCACAACGTGCCGGGTATCGTCGGCATGGCAAAGGCCGCAGCACTGGCAATAACGGAGATGCCGGAACGCGTCGAACATGTCCGCACGCTCAGAGACCGACTTATAAAATCGCTCTTCAAGCAGGTCGAGGATCTGAAGCTGAACGGACATCCCCAGCAGCGACTGCCGAACAATGTCAATCTGATCGTAAAGTATGTCGAGGGCGAAGCGCTACTTGTGAAACTTGACACACTCGGCATCGAAGTATCAAGCGGATCGGCCTGCACATCAGGTTCGCTCGAACCTTCACAAGTGCTGTCGGCCATCGGCGTGCCGCCCGAGGAAGCCCGCGGGTCGGTCCGCATCACGATGGGCCGGCTGACGACCAACGATGATATCAGCTATGTCATTGAACAATTTCCCCGCGTGGTAAAGGAATTGCGTTCGATCTCCGCATATAAGAAACGACCGTGA
- a CDS encoding T9SS type A sorting domain-containing protein, translating to MKTKIVLTITVIGMLYAAWAIPDIIIRQEDLPIIIGSWARFDQQIGDFEWMPFDSMRTWWDLTVYPNDNIARVKLLDPDQGIYPAPDTFPNAEVAELDTLGSGDVTWSYMSRTNLYLYIQGIDFSTGGFRFLGNYQPDYKVYTTPMNDGAGWNTAWSWQCDIGIGWPYQASEQHQKVVVAKGKVKVPFSGNHFWPCLVIRDYMTFSDNFGTMDMRWIYEWVVPGRFSGANGVAAAQSINGGAQNFMIVDNFFKLNTLFIPGWDLRCPDFVNTTIWPDTNYLGPFIVKTTITDSTGIGADSLFYRINSGPFLGTGHDSVVADDYFYTIPVVAQPCTLGYLLWAEDSFSVANAIDIWNTDPICAPESTYYKFITSTAVDEYGNMIVPQVFMTCEPNPFTENLRIKFQIPNVKYQMNAQSQMSIAIYDASGRVVKQFNNLTVQPFNQVVWSGSDQNGRPVPAGVYFVHLTTGSESMVKPVTLVR from the coding sequence ATGAAAACAAAAATCGTTTTGACAATAACCGTCATCGGCATGCTGTATGCGGCATGGGCTATACCAGATATTATCATCCGCCAGGAAGACTTACCCATAATTATCGGGTCATGGGCACGCTTTGACCAGCAGATAGGCGACTTTGAATGGATGCCGTTCGATTCGATGCGCACCTGGTGGGACCTGACCGTATATCCGAACGATAACATCGCGCGAGTCAAGCTCCTTGACCCTGACCAGGGTATCTATCCCGCGCCTGACACGTTTCCCAACGCCGAGGTCGCTGAACTTGACACGCTGGGCAGCGGCGACGTCACTTGGTCTTACATGTCCCGGACGAATCTATACCTTTATATCCAGGGGATCGATTTTTCAACAGGCGGTTTCCGCTTTCTCGGCAATTACCAGCCAGACTACAAGGTCTATACCACGCCGATGAATGACGGTGCCGGCTGGAACACGGCTTGGTCCTGGCAATGCGATATCGGAATAGGCTGGCCATACCAGGCAAGCGAACAACATCAAAAGGTCGTAGTGGCAAAGGGCAAGGTCAAAGTACCGTTCAGCGGCAACCATTTCTGGCCCTGCCTGGTGATCCGCGACTACATGACCTTCTCCGATAATTTCGGGACCATGGACATGCGCTGGATATACGAATGGGTCGTGCCGGGAAGGTTCAGCGGCGCCAACGGCGTTGCCGCGGCCCAGAGCATAAACGGCGGCGCGCAGAATTTCATGATCGTCGACAATTTCTTTAAACTTAACACGCTGTTCATCCCGGGCTGGGACCTGAGATGCCCGGATTTTGTCAACACCACGATCTGGCCAGATACCAACTATCTCGGTCCTTTCATCGTGAAAACCACGATCACCGACTCCACCGGCATCGGCGCGGATTCGCTCTTTTACCGGATCAATAGCGGCCCGTTCCTCGGCACCGGTCATGACAGCGTCGTGGCCGATGATTATTTCTATACGATCCCGGTCGTCGCTCAACCCTGCACGCTCGGTTATCTACTCTGGGCAGAAGATTCTTTCAGTGTTGCCAACGCCATCGATATATGGAATACCGATCCGATTTGCGCGCCGGAAAGCACATATTACAAGTTCATAACCAGCACCGCGGTCGACGAATACGGTAATATGATCGTGCCGCAGGTATTCATGACCTGTGAGCCTAACCCATTTACTGAGAATCTGAGAATCAAATTCCAAATACCAAATGTCAAATATCAAATGAATGCCCAATCCCAAATGTCAATTGCGATCTACGATGCGAGTGGTAGAGTAGTGAAACAGTTTAACAATTTAACCGTTCAACCATTTAACCAAGTCGTCTGGTCTGGTTCAGACCAGAATGGCCGTCCTGTCCCTGCCGGCGTCTATTTCGTTCACCTGACAACGGGCAGTGAATCGATGGTCAAACCCGTGACGCTGGTCCGGTAG
- a CDS encoding SpoIID/LytB domain-containing protein codes for MTVPNRQRNRACRALVALIIFEAIAGLLPGCLPYVQTRARGNLIRVAVLAGADSVFIRGIRNRIYYENNRVALMPGDTGTLYFKPMDKAVAVNGQRYRGSVEVRSHGGKLWVINVLDVEDYLKGVVPCEIGSINRGLFEVGKAQAVAARTYAYGHMGRHKELGFDVYATVKDQVYEGIGAESGIISDAIAQTRGMVITDHGLPIDAKYHSTCGGMTADFNDAWPGQGPTYLTSVPCGLCSNSPHYTWQKLWSNHDFFTQIRSRLPRAGVAIGDSELIKNIVLHRNRKTQRVVMATIITDKNSYKIGINSIRTVFGDDRDPGGLLKSTWFSIKPATGDTIAVMGKGWGHGVGMCQFGAMEMARRGKSFKQILLHYYPGTKIRRR; via the coding sequence ATGACGGTCCCCAACCGGCAGCGTAATCGGGCTTGCCGCGCATTAGTTGCGCTGATCATTTTTGAAGCGATTGCCGGCCTGCTGCCCGGCTGTCTGCCCTATGTCCAGACCAGAGCCCGTGGCAACCTGATTAGGGTCGCGGTCCTTGCCGGCGCTGATTCGGTCTTCATCAGGGGCATCCGGAACCGCATTTATTACGAGAATAACCGCGTCGCCCTGATGCCGGGCGACACCGGCACTCTGTACTTTAAACCTATGGACAAAGCGGTCGCCGTGAACGGCCAACGATACCGCGGCAGCGTTGAGGTCCGCAGTCACGGCGGCAAACTCTGGGTTATAAACGTCCTGGACGTCGAGGACTATTTGAAGGGCGTTGTGCCCTGCGAGATCGGCAGTATCAACCGCGGACTTTTTGAAGTCGGGAAAGCACAGGCGGTCGCCGCCCGCACCTATGCCTACGGTCATATGGGCCGGCACAAGGAACTGGGATTCGATGTTTACGCCACGGTGAAGGATCAGGTATATGAAGGTATCGGCGCCGAGAGCGGGATCATCAGCGATGCGATAGCCCAAACCAGAGGAATGGTGATCACGGACCATGGGCTGCCCATTGACGCCAAGTATCATTCAACATGCGGCGGCATGACCGCGGACTTCAATGACGCCTGGCCAGGCCAGGGACCAACTTACCTGACCAGCGTTCCATGCGGCCTCTGTTCAAACAGTCCCCACTACACCTGGCAAAAACTATGGTCTAACCATGATTTTTTCACGCAGATACGCTCGCGCCTCCCCCGGGCAGGTGTTGCGATCGGCGACAGCGAACTGATCAAAAACATTGTGTTACACCGTAATAGAAAAACCCAGCGCGTCGTCATGGCTACGATCATAACGGACAAAAACAGTTACAAGATCGGGATCAACAGCATCCGCACCGTGTTCGGAGACGACCGCGATCCAGGCGGACTCCTCAAGTCAACCTGGTTCAGTATAAAGCCTGCGACGGGAGACACCATCGCGGTCATGGGTAAAGGCTGGGGTCACGGCGTCGGCATGTGCCAGTTCGGAGCCATGGAAATGGCCCGCCGAGGGAAATCCTTTAAGCAGATCCTCCTTCATTATTATCCCGGCACGAAGATCCGGCGTCGGTAG
- a CDS encoding pyruvate kinase alpha/beta domain-containing protein — translation MKKITSEIIYWQKPGKENTGPTLEAALRRSKKLKIRHFVVASCTGYTTRKLLAMARGLKIVSVTHHAGFARPGKQEINARTIRYLHEHGVSVLTTTHFFGGFGRAVRFKFGGLQPEEMAANTLRIFGEGTKVAVEVAVMAQDAGMIPYGKEIIAIGGTGNGVDTAIVCVPKHGKDFFSFEVREIICKPRKR, via the coding sequence ATGAAAAAAATAACATCGGAGATCATTTACTGGCAAAAACCCGGTAAAGAAAACACGGGACCGACCTTGGAAGCAGCGCTGCGCCGATCAAAAAAGTTAAAGATCAGGCATTTTGTCGTAGCTTCGTGCACGGGATACACCACGAGAAAATTGCTGGCTATGGCGCGGGGGTTGAAGATCGTGTCCGTAACCCATCACGCCGGTTTTGCCAGACCCGGCAAACAGGAAATAAATGCCCGGACTATCCGGTATCTTCATGAACACGGCGTTTCGGTTCTGACCACAACCCATTTTTTTGGAGGTTTTGGCCGAGCGGTCAGGTTCAAGTTCGGCGGTCTCCAGCCCGAGGAAATGGCCGCTAACACTCTGCGGATCTTCGGTGAGGGTACGAAAGTAGCGGTTGAAGTGGCGGTGATGGCGCAGGACGCCGGTATGATACCTTACGGCAAGGAGATTATCGCGATCGGCGGTACGGGTAATGGCGTGGATACTGCGATCGTATGCGTACCCAAACATGGCAAGGATTTTTTCTCGTTTGAAGTCCGCGAGATCATCTGCAAACCGCGGAAAAGATGA
- a CDS encoding Mut7-C RNAse domain-containing protein, with amino-acid sequence MTCRFICDRMLGTLCKYLRMSGFDTAYARDSKTALVSALQEDRVLLTRNTRMRGQKHVFFITADAPHEQLRSVYEHFCIHGSMNFLGRCLLCNEPLKKAAKEDIRKLVPFFTYNNFDEFAQCPKCRRVYWKGSHYQKMKRDIETTAP; translated from the coding sequence ATGACCTGCCGGTTTATCTGCGACCGCATGCTCGGCACGCTGTGCAAGTACCTGCGCATGTCCGGTTTCGATACCGCTTATGCCCGCGATAGCAAAACGGCTTTGGTGAGCGCGCTTCAGGAAGACCGGGTTCTGCTCACCAGGAATACCAGGATGCGCGGGCAAAAGCATGTTTTTTTTATCACTGCAGACGCGCCGCACGAACAACTGCGCAGTGTTTATGAACATTTCTGTATCCATGGTTCGATGAACTTCCTGGGCCGGTGCCTGCTCTGCAACGAACCTTTGAAAAAAGCGGCCAAGGAAGATATCCGGAAGCTCGTTCCTTTCTTCACATACAACAACTTCGATGAATTCGCCCAGTGTCCGAAATGCCGGCGCGTGTACTGGAAGGGAAGCCATTACCAGAAGATGAAGCGCGATATCGAGACGACCGCACCATGA
- the mnmA gene encoding tRNA 2-thiouridine(34) synthase MnmA: MNRHRILVAMSGGVDSSVAAALLVKQGHYVEGATMLFKGVLTDDVMSAREACAALGIKHRTFDFRKKYRDTVIRDFIDEYCRGRTPNPCVLCNERFKFGSFLQNALAHGFEAIATGHFAGVVRRKHGYSLVQGVDRNEQSYFLYRLGQKELARAVLPLARMTKVQVRNLARKIGLPTAQREKSQDICFLPDGDYASFLKKVLRIRLRPGPIVNEQGVVVGKHKGIMFYTHGQRKGLGISHYEPYYVTDINAGQNTITVGGRSKAYKQELIAGNLHFISGRKLTREMTVLAKARYFAALSAATIRMVCGRIKVRFIKPQWALTPGQSVVFYKNRTVLGGAIIDEIIA, from the coding sequence GTGAACCGGCACCGGATACTGGTCGCAATGAGCGGCGGCGTGGACTCATCGGTCGCAGCCGCATTGCTGGTCAAGCAGGGCCATTACGTGGAAGGCGCGACCATGCTGTTCAAGGGTGTCTTAACGGATGATGTGATGAGCGCCCGGGAAGCTTGTGCGGCGCTCGGCATCAAGCACCGGACCTTTGATTTCAGAAAAAAATACCGCGATACCGTGATCCGGGATTTTATTGATGAATACTGCCGCGGCCGCACGCCCAACCCGTGCGTGCTCTGCAACGAGCGTTTTAAATTCGGCTCATTCCTACAGAATGCTCTCGCCCATGGATTCGAAGCGATCGCCACCGGCCATTTTGCCGGCGTTGTCCGGCGTAAACATGGATACTCCCTTGTCCAGGGCGTCGATCGCAACGAGCAATCATACTTCCTCTACCGACTGGGACAGAAAGAATTGGCCAGGGCCGTGTTACCACTGGCCCGTATGACCAAGGTCCAGGTCCGCAATCTGGCGCGCAAGATTGGATTGCCGACTGCTCAACGCGAAAAAAGCCAGGATATCTGTTTCCTGCCCGACGGTGATTACGCATCGTTCCTCAAGAAAGTCCTCCGCATCCGCCTGCGGCCCGGGCCGATCGTCAATGAGCAAGGCGTGGTCGTCGGCAAGCATAAAGGCATCATGTTTTATACGCATGGGCAGCGCAAGGGACTGGGTATAAGCCATTATGAACCCTACTATGTCACCGACATTAATGCCGGCCAGAACACGATCACCGTAGGCGGAAGAAGCAAAGCTTACAAGCAGGAACTCATTGCCGGCAATCTTCACTTCATATCCGGCAGGAAATTGACCCGGGAAATGACCGTCCTGGCAAAAGCCAGGTATTTCGCCGCACTTTCTGCCGCTACTATCCGGATGGTCTGCGGTCGGATAAAGGTCCGTTTTATAAAGCCGCAGTGGGCATTGACGCCCGGCCAGTCGGTTGTATTCTACAAGAACAGAACCGTTCTCGGCGGCGCCATTATTGACGAGATAATCGCCTAG
- a CDS encoding AAA family ATPase, whose product MEIFDDIIGQETAKRFVQTAMKKDRLYNILLIGPKGVGKRMFGFAMAKAMGCHPRSSNFILIGPVPAKLKDKDEKLQEYMKKYLPEHGIVDIEDRESILIGQIRHLIGQLVHMPMPGSHRVVLILETDKMTNDAANCFLKTLEEPPIDTLFILTSSRPDFLLPTIRSRCQIVPFNYLSASQIQDIVFDAQDSFMLGSPGDIMRLRESEMFDKTLEIFKQAPMDDGTAVEAARELERKNLSGFFYELMLLYRQVLYHKLGMRDDIPFEKEIVEKARSLSPEDAIALITELNNCINSLDSNANHLLLVANILLKLR is encoded by the coding sequence ATGGAAATTTTCGACGATATCATAGGCCAGGAAACCGCCAAGCGGTTCGTCCAGACCGCGATGAAGAAAGACAGGTTGTACAATATCCTGCTCATCGGTCCCAAGGGTGTGGGTAAAAGAATGTTTGGATTCGCTATGGCGAAAGCAATGGGATGTCATCCCCGCTCGTCGAATTTCATCCTGATCGGTCCCGTGCCTGCGAAACTCAAGGACAAAGACGAAAAACTGCAGGAATACATGAAAAAGTACCTGCCTGAACACGGCATCGTTGATATTGAGGACAGAGAGTCCATTCTGATCGGTCAGATCCGACACCTGATCGGCCAGCTCGTGCATATGCCTATGCCCGGGAGCCATCGGGTCGTCCTTATCCTCGAAACGGACAAGATGACAAACGATGCCGCGAACTGTTTCTTGAAAACGCTGGAAGAACCGCCCATTGACACGCTGTTCATCCTGACGAGCTCGCGTCCGGACTTCTTGCTGCCCACGATCCGCTCCCGCTGCCAGATCGTGCCTTTCAACTACCTTAGCGCGAGCCAGATCCAGGACATTGTCTTTGACGCTCAGGACTCGTTCATGCTGGGAAGTCCGGGCGATATCATGCGCCTGCGGGAAAGCGAAATGTTCGATAAAACCCTTGAGATATTCAAGCAGGCGCCGATGGATGACGGCACCGCGGTCGAGGCGGCGCGGGAGCTGGAAAGAAAGAACCTGTCGGGATTTTTCTACGAGCTCATGCTTCTTTACCGCCAAGTACTATATCACAAGCTCGGCATGCGCGATGATATTCCGTTCGAGAAGGAAATCGTTGAAAAGGCGCGGTCCCTTTCGCCGGAGGATGCCATTGCATTGATCACCGAGTTGAACAACTGCATCAACAGCCTGGATTCGAACGCCAACCATCTCCTGCTGGTCGCGAACATCCTGCTCAAGCTGCGCTGA
- a CDS encoding DUF362 domain-containing protein has protein sequence MRSKVAVLKTSPGTVLDDIDRVMKMAGVSEFLTKGTPTILKVNISWHYYYPACSTTPWQLDGVAASLKDQGYKELIPAQNRTVVINPKLGADNNHLVSVMRKHGLSFVHLYEPHIKWINYRPKTRMLVLDKVFGGDIQIPEILLGKNAVHLPTLKTHVFTTMTGAMKNAFGGLLNDNRHWTHSVIHETLVDLLQIQKEIHPGLFCLTDGTIAGNGAGPRVMEPEIKNYILASGDMVAIDAIATKMMGFDPMSLKFLRLAHDHGLGKADPGEIEIRGEDISRVNFHFQVRNTFASRGQKMIYWGWLKPFEHFLLRTPLVPWSYFASRAYHDFYWYNVHGRPRVRKILNSDWGRLFESYK, from the coding sequence ATGAGATCTAAAGTCGCAGTTCTAAAAACATCGCCGGGAACGGTCCTCGATGATATTGACCGGGTGATGAAGATGGCCGGTGTTAGTGAATTTCTGACGAAGGGAACACCAACCATCCTGAAGGTCAACATATCCTGGCATTATTATTATCCTGCATGTTCGACCACGCCGTGGCAGCTTGACGGCGTCGCGGCGTCGCTTAAGGATCAGGGTTATAAGGAACTCATCCCGGCGCAGAATCGGACCGTGGTCATCAATCCGAAACTCGGCGCTGATAACAACCATCTCGTGTCGGTCATGAGAAAACACGGATTGAGCTTTGTGCACCTGTACGAACCTCATATAAAATGGATAAACTACCGGCCCAAGACCAGGATGCTGGTGCTGGACAAGGTGTTCGGCGGCGACATTCAGATCCCCGAGATACTCTTGGGCAAGAATGCCGTGCATCTCCCGACGCTCAAGACCCACGTGTTCACGACCATGACCGGTGCCATGAAAAACGCCTTTGGCGGTTTACTGAACGATAACCGGCACTGGACCCATTCGGTGATCCACGAGACCCTGGTCGACCTTTTGCAGATCCAGAAAGAGATCCATCCGGGATTATTCTGCCTGACCGACGGTACGATCGCCGGCAATGGAGCCGGCCCGCGGGTCATGGAACCGGAGATCAAAAATTATATTCTGGCAAGCGGCGACATGGTTGCGATCGACGCGATCGCGACCAAAATGATGGGATTTGATCCGATGAGCCTTAAATTCCTAAGGCTTGCCCACGACCATGGATTGGGAAAGGCAGACCCCGGGGAGATCGAGATCCGCGGTGAGGATATCAGCCGGGTCAATTTTCATTTCCAGGTCAGGAATACCTTTGCGTCGCGTGGACAGAAGATGATCTACTGGGGTTGGCTCAAGCCATTTGAGCATTTTCTCCTGCGCACACCGCTGGTGCCCTGGTCATACTTTGCTTCACGCGCTTACCATGACTTCTACTGGTATAACGTGCATGGCCGGCCGCGCGTGCGCAAGATCTTAAATTCAGATTGGGGTCGTCTCTTCGAATCCTATAAATAG